One segment of Thermodesulfovibrio sp. 3907-1M DNA contains the following:
- a CDS encoding transglycosylase SLT domain-containing protein, with amino-acid sequence MMKLTGLIIVFILFLFLPSDTLSQFSSLEYLIEGKNSLDSGKFQKAEEYLTKSLPEFKEIGDYILLWRAKAYKNTKKYEEALSDLSEIIKHYPKSPVVKEARTEEIELAKLLNLPEVEQLYQSFVNEYPEELKIKFEYGVYLKKLGKIEKAKKIFKEIFITSSPFAEQAEKELSVEDITINDLIKKAKALNNAYQFKKAERYLKEALSMKNSQKSDILPLLGYSLFMQKRYSEAAEIFKHTGDYYWRARALLRAKDYETFEKEMADYMKSADQRISEVFVNYANIKRRAGKYEEAIKTLKMIINKYPSQKENAMWTLAWNYYLMEDYDEAKKILENLCSSYGKLKYLYWLEKVNEIKGVIPVKQYKVSFQQGDIYSYLLYMKGKISNIPEPASVNYQIILPRRVDILVRAGFKKEAIGELKALLKENSSLKNIPLISKILYELGDYSTSVRLISKIPDKFNFPELLYPQVYRDTVLNASRKININPYLLFAIMREESRFDSFAQSPAGAIGLMQLMPETAKKEGKKMGIVIKKDSEIFDPGKNILIGSFYLKNLIEEFGNPVMAVAAYNAGEKAVQAWLKENSYKDIDEFMEDIPYAETKVYVQRVFASYFEYLRINKALTQENILKTIKIKGGNS; translated from the coding sequence ATGATGAAACTTACAGGCTTAATAATAGTTTTTATTTTATTTCTTTTTCTTCCCTCTGATACATTATCGCAGTTTTCTTCCTTAGAGTATCTTATTGAAGGTAAAAACTCTCTTGATTCAGGAAAATTTCAAAAAGCAGAGGAGTACCTAACAAAATCTCTACCTGAATTTAAAGAAATTGGCGATTATATACTGCTTTGGCGAGCAAAGGCTTATAAAAATACAAAGAAATATGAGGAAGCCTTAAGTGATTTAAGTGAAATAATAAAACATTATCCGAAATCGCCTGTTGTCAAAGAAGCAAGGACAGAAGAGATTGAACTGGCAAAATTACTTAACTTACCTGAAGTTGAGCAACTCTATCAATCCTTTGTCAATGAATATCCTGAGGAATTAAAAATAAAGTTTGAATACGGAGTTTATCTTAAAAAACTTGGAAAGATTGAAAAGGCAAAGAAAATATTTAAAGAAATTTTTATAACTTCTTCACCCTTTGCTGAACAGGCAGAAAAAGAACTTTCTGTAGAAGATATAACAATAAATGATTTAATTAAAAAGGCTAAGGCTTTAAATAATGCTTATCAGTTCAAAAAGGCAGAAAGATATCTTAAAGAAGCCCTGTCTATGAAAAACTCTCAAAAATCAGATATTCTCCCTTTGCTTGGATATTCACTTTTTATGCAGAAGAGGTACTCTGAAGCAGCAGAGATTTTCAAACACACAGGAGATTATTACTGGAGAGCAAGAGCACTGTTAAGGGCAAAAGATTATGAAACCTTTGAAAAGGAAATGGCGGATTACATGAAATCTGCAGATCAAAGAATTTCAGAAGTTTTTGTAAATTATGCAAATATCAAAAGAAGAGCCGGTAAATATGAGGAAGCAATAAAGACTCTTAAGATGATTATTAATAAATATCCCTCTCAGAAAGAAAATGCAATGTGGACTTTAGCATGGAATTATTATCTTATGGAAGATTATGATGAGGCAAAAAAAATACTTGAGAATCTTTGCTCCTCCTATGGTAAGCTTAAATACCTTTACTGGCTTGAAAAGGTAAATGAAATAAAAGGAGTTATTCCGGTAAAACAATACAAAGTTTCCTTTCAACAGGGAGATATCTATTCATATTTACTTTATATGAAGGGGAAAATATCTAATATTCCTGAACCAGCCTCAGTCAATTATCAAATTATTCTTCCAAGAAGAGTTGACATACTTGTCAGAGCAGGGTTTAAGAAGGAAGCAATAGGAGAATTAAAAGCACTATTAAAAGAAAACAGTAGCCTCAAAAACATTCCTTTAATAAGTAAAATTCTCTATGAACTGGGAGATTATTCCACCTCAGTAAGGCTAATATCAAAGATTCCTGATAAATTTAACTTTCCTGAACTTCTATATCCACAGGTTTACAGAGACACTGTTTTAAATGCCTCAAGGAAAATCAATATTAATCCTTACCTTCTCTTTGCCATTATGAGGGAAGAATCCCGATTTGACAGTTTTGCCCAATCGCCTGCAGGAGCAATAGGATTAATGCAACTGATGCCTGAGACTGCAAAAAAAGAAGGGAAAAAAATGGGCATTGTAATTAAAAAAGATTCTGAAATATTTGACCCTGGTAAAAATATACTGATTGGAAGTTTTTATCTAAAAAATCTAATTGAAGAATTTGGAAACCCTGTAATGGCTGTAGCTGCATATAATGCAGGTGAAAAGGCTGTTCAGGCATGGCTTAAAGAAAATTCTTATAAAGATATTGATGAATTTATGGAAGATATTCCATATGCTGAGACAAAAGTTTATGTTCAAAGAGTTTTTGCTTCCTATTTTGAATATCTCAGAATTAATAAAGCTTTGACCCAGGAAAATATTTTAAAAACCATAAAAATTAAAGGAGGGAATTCATGA
- the zapB gene encoding cell division protein ZapB, which yields MIEEKIASALERIKALKLEKEELQKKVNTLEEVLRTKNQEIENLLSEREAIKKQIEELLRELDLEANV from the coding sequence ATGATTGAAGAAAAAATTGCATCAGCACTGGAAAGAATCAAAGCTCTCAAACTGGAAAAGGAAGAGTTACAGAAGAAAGTAAACACACTGGAAGAAGTTTTAAGAACAAAGAATCAGGAAATTGAAAATTTACTCTCTGAAAGGGAAGCAATAAAAAAACAGATAGAAGAACTCCTCAGAGAGCTTGATTTAGAAGCAAATGTATAA
- a CDS encoding cell division protein ZapA, which yields MYKTEVYILGQKYSIKGEKSPEYIQKLAQYVDEKLRQVYEQNSAMPPLRAAILACLYIADELHETKKACEETKQQLKKLEEKTNELLLLLD from the coding sequence ATGTATAAAACTGAAGTTTATATACTTGGACAGAAATATTCAATAAAAGGAGAAAAATCTCCCGAATACATCCAGAAGCTGGCTCAGTATGTGGATGAAAAGTTGAGGCAGGTTTACGAGCAAAACTCTGCAATGCCTCCTCTGAGAGCAGCCATCCTTGCCTGCCTTTACATTGCTGATGAACTGCATGAAACGAAAAAAGCCTGTGAAGAAACAAAACAACAGTTAAAAAAACTTGAAGAAAAAACCAATGAGTTG